CGGACCAGCCCAGCCAGCCGGTCACCGCGACGAGGTCGCCGGGCTGGGCGCCCGCCCGCGTCACGGGCTCCTGGTTGCGCAGATCGCCGAGCGCGGTGATCGACACCATGATCGTGTCGCCCCGTACGACGTCCCCGCCGACCACCGACGCGCCCGCGACCTGGCACTCGTCGCGCAGGCCGTCCATCAGCTCGCTCGGCCAGGTCACCGGGAGTTCGGCCGGCACGACCAGGCCGAGCAGCAGCGCCGTCGGTACGGCGCCCATGGCGGCGATGTCCGCGAGGTTCTGCGCGGCGGCCTTGCGGCCGACGTCGTAGGCCGTGGACCAGTCGCGGCGGAAGTGCCGCCCCTCCAGCAGGATGTCGGTGCTGGCGACCACCCTGCGGTCGGGCGCGGCCACCACCGCGGCGTCGTCGCCGGGACCGACCCGGACCGCCGGGGTGGTGGTGAGACGGGAGGTGAGCTCCCTGATGAGCCCGAACTCGCCGAGCTCACCAACAGTGCCCTTCATTGCCCTTACGCCCCTTCTGTCCCTGTCCGCACCCGGTCGCGCGTCACTACTGTCCTCGCTACGGTCGAGGTGTACGTCAACTTCTGTCGTGCCGGAACCCCGGCGCGCAAGCCCCGGTTCCCGTGGGTCTCCCCGCGGCGAGCGGCGACGCGATACCGTGGCGTTCCTTTTCCCCACATGATCCTCGTGGCCGCCCTGGAGGTTCCGTGGTACAGGCGTACATCCTGATCCAGACGGAGGTCGGCAAGGCGTCGACCGTCGCCGAGACGATCAGCAAGATCCCTGGAGTCATCCAGGCCGAGGACGTGACAGGACCGTACGACGTCATCGTGCGCGCCCAGGCCGACACAGTCGACGACCTGGGTCGCATGGTGGTCGCGAAGGTCCAGCAAGTGGACGGCATCACCCGCACCCTGACCTGCCCGGTCGTACATCTGTAGCCCCCGTCTACCCTTGGCCGGTGAACTCTTTCCGTCCCCGGCGCATTTCCGTCCTCGGGCTGCCCGCGCTCGTCCTGCTGATCACCGCGGCGGGCTGCTCATCAGCAGACGGCAGCGCGTCGGCGGCGGTTCCCAGCGCCGACGCGAAGACCACGAAGTTGTGCCAGAACCTGGACAAGGTACTGCCGGCCAAGGTGGACGGTGAGAGCCGTACGGACCCCTCGCCCGCGTCCGCGCTGACCGCCGGGTGGGGGACTCGGCGATCATACTGCGGTGCGGTGTCGCGAGGCCGCCCAAGATGCTCGATCCCAAGGTGGCGGAAGGCCGGGATCCGGACGCGGTGGCCGGCGGCGTGAACGGCGTCAGGTGGCTGATGGAGAAGCAGGACGACGGGGGCTACCGGTTCACGTCCGCGTTGCGCCGCGCCTATGTCGAGGTCACCGTGGAAAAGGGCCGGGACAGTTCGAGTGTGCTGATCGACCTGGCGGCGGCCGTCAAGAAGGCGATCCCCACGGGGATCGCCAACTGAACACGACGACCGTCACCTGAGCCCGGTGGACCGCCGCAACGCCGCCTGGAGCAGCTTGTCCACGAGGTCCGGGTAGCTGATCCCGCTCGCCTGCCACATCTGCGGATACATCGAGATCGGCGTGAAACCGGGCATCGTGTTGATCTCGTTGATCACGAACTCCCCGTCCTCGGTGAGGAAGAAGTCCGCGCGTACCAGGCCCTCGCACGAGGCCGCCTCGAAGGCGTCCACCGCCAGGCGCTGGACCTCCGCCGTCTCCTCCGCCGTCAGGGGCGCCGGCACGATCCCCGGCGTCGAGTCGATGTACTTGGCCTCGAAGTCGTAGTACGCGTGCGCGTCCGGCGGCGGGATCTCGGCCGGTACGGAGGCGCGCGGGCCGTCCTCGAACTCCAGCACCCCGCACTCGATCTCACGGCCGCGCAGCGCCGCCTCGACGAGGATCTTCGGGTCGTGCCGCCGGGCCTCGGCGATCGCCTCGTCCAGGCCGGACAGGTCGTCGACCTTGGTGATACCGATCGACGAACCCGCGCGCGCGGGCTTCACGAAGAGCGGCCAGCCGTGGTCGCCGGCGAGGTCGATGATCTTCTTGCGGGCGGCGGACTCGTCCTGCTCCCACTCGCGCGGCCGGATCACCACGTACGGGCCCACCTTGAGCCCGAACGAGGTGAACACCCGCTTCATGTACTCCTTGTCCTGACCGACGGCCGAGGCGAGCACGCCGGAACCCACGTACGGCACCCCGGAAAGCTCCAGCAGGCCCTGCAGGGTGCCGTCCTCGCCGTAGGGGCCGTGGAGCACCGGGAAGACGACGTCGATCTCGCCCAGCGCCTTGGGCACCGACCCGGGCTCGCTGTAGACGACTTCGCGGTTCGCGGGGTCGACGGGGAGCACCACGCCGCCCTCGCCGGAGTCGGTGAGATCCTCGACCTCGGGCGTACGGCGATCGGTGATCGCCATCCGTTCCGGTTCGTCCGCGGTGAGCACCCAGCGGCCTTCCCGCGTGATACCGATCGGCAGGACGTCGTACTTCGTCCGGTCGATCGCACGCAGTACGGCGCCGGCGGTGACCATGGAGATCCCGTGCTCGGAGCTGCGACCGCCGAACACGACGGCCACGCGCGGCTTGCGAGGCGGCTGGTCAGGGCTCTGGGGGAGGTTCTCGGTGCTCATATCGCGATGAGCGTACCCGGCCGTAGGGGCCGAGTCAGCGTCCGGGCCGCGAGTGAGTCGGAGGGCGTGCCGGTGTCAAGGGAGCGGCGTTCGCTCAGCGTCGCTCGGGCTTCGCGCTGCGCGACATCAGCTCCTTGAGCGCGACCACCGGAGGCTTGCCCTCGTGCACGATGCCGACGACCGTCTCCGTGATCGGCATGTCTACGCCGTGCCGACGGGCCAGATCCAGCACGGACTCACAGGACTTGACGCCCTCGGCGGTCTGCTTGGTGACCGCGATGGTCTCCTGCAGGGTCATGCCCTTGCCGAGGTTGGTGCCGAAGGTGTGGTTGCGGGACAGCGGCGAGGAGCAGGTCGCCACCAGGTCGCCCAGGCCCGCGAGGCCGGAGAACGTCAGCGGGTCGGCGCCCAGCGCGACCCCCAGCCGCGCGGTCTCGGCGAGGCCCCGCGTGATGAGCGAGCCCTTGGCGTTGTCACCGAGCCCCATGCCGTCCGCGATGCCGACGGCGAGCCCGATGACGTTCTTCACGGCACCGCCCAGCTCACAGCCCACCACGTCGGTCTCGGTGTACGGCCTGAAGTACGGCGTGTGGCAGGCGGCCTGGAGGCGCTGGGCGACGGCCTCGTCGGTGCAGGCGACCACCGCCGCGGCCGGCATCCGCGCGGCGATCTCGCGCGCGAGGTTGGGTCCGGTGACCACGGCGATGCGGTCATGGCCGACCTTGGCCACGTCCTCGATGACCTCGCTCATCCGCATGGTGGTGCCGAGTTCGACGCCCTTCATCAGGGACACGAGCACGGTGCCCGGCGCCAGCATCGGGGTCCACTCGGCGAGGTTGGCGCGCAGCGTCTGGGAGGGGACGGACAGCACCGTGAAGTCGGCGTCGGCCATGGCCTCGGCGGGGTCCGTGGTCGCCCGCATGCCTTGCGGGAGCTCGACGCCGGGGAAGTAGTCGGGGTTCGTGCGGCTCGAGTTGATGGCCTCGGCGACCTCGGCGCGACGGGCCCACAGGGTGACCTCGCACCCCGCGTCGGCGAGGACGATGCCGAAGGCGGTACCCCACGAACCGGCACTCAGAACCGCCGCCTTGACAGGCTTGCTCACGTGCCCTGCCCCTCTTCCTGCCCGGCCTTTTCCTGTTCGGCCTTCGGCTGCGTCCGCCGGTTCTGCGCGGCGGTCCTGCGCCGCTGCTCGATGCGCTCCTGGCGCGGATCGTACGGCGTCTCGGGCGCCTTCTCGCCGCGGATCTCCTCCAGCTGGCGGGTGATGGCGGCCATGATGACCTCGGTCGCCTCCTTCAGCAACTCCGGGGTCATCTCCTTGTCGTAGAAGCGGGCGAGATCCACGGGCGGGCCCGCGAGGACCCGGTGGGTCTTGCGCGGAAGGACGTTGAGCTTCTTGGCGTAGGGCGGCAGCAGTTCGTTGGCCCCCCACTGCGCGACCGGGATCACCGGGCACTTGGTCTGCAGGGCGACGCGTGCGGCACCGGTCTTGCCGGTCATGGGCCACTGGTCGGGGTCGCGGGTGATGGTGCCCTCGGGGTAGAACGCGACACACTCGCCGCGCTCCACGGCGTCGATCGCGGCACGGAAAGCGCTCAGCGCGTCCGTGGTCTCCCGGTAGACGGGAATCTGCCCGGTGCCGCGCATCGCGGCGGCGACGAACCCCTTCTTGAAAAGCCCGCTCTTCGCCAGGAATCGCGGAACCCGGCCGGTGTTGTACTGAAAGTGCCCGTACGTGAAGGGATCGATGTGCGAATTGTGGTTCACCGCGGTGATAAATCCACCCTCGGCCGGAATGTGCTCCATTCCGCGCCAGTCCCGCTTGATCAGAACCACCAGCGGCGGTTTGCAGAGCACCGCGGCGAAGCGGTACCAGAAGCCGATTCTGCGGCGGGGCACACGGACACCTTCCTCTAGGGATCAAGGACATCGGGCCGGAGGGCCGCACAAGTGTCGCCCCAGGCCGCCGGTCTGTCGAGAACACCGTACGCCCGCCCGTCTCCGACCCCCACCCCTCCAAGGAGCTTCGCACCCCTCCCCTTGCCGCAACCGCCGGATGCCCCTGGTGACCGCTGAGTGACAATGGCCGCTACTAGAGAGGGACGAAACGCTCGTGCAGTGGACCTTGGTCATACCCCTGAAGCCCCTGGCGCGGGCGAAGAGCAGGCTCTCGGACACCGCGAGCGACGGACTGCGCCCGGGCCTGGCCCTCGCCTTCGCCCAGGACACCGTCGCGGCGGCGCTGGCCTGCCCGGCGGTGAAGGATGTGGCAGTCGTCACGGACGACGCCCTGGCCGGCCGCGAGCTGGGCGCACTTGGCGCCCATATCGTCCCGGACGAGCCCGGCGACGGCCTGAACGCGGCTCTGGCGCACGGGGCGGCAGTCATACGCTCGTCCCGCCCCGAAAGCGCCGTGGCGGCCCTCAACGCCGATCTCCCCGCCCTGCGCCCCCTGGAATTGGCCCGGGTCCTGGACTCGGCCGCGGAATTCCCACGCGCATTTCTCCCGGATGCAGCCGCAATCGGCACAACACTGCTGGCCGCCGCTCCGGGCCAGGAATTACTTCCGGCATTCGGCATGGGTTCCCGGGCCCGCCATCGCGCGTCGGGGGCGATGGAACTCCCCCTCGCCGACGTGGATTCCGTACGCCAGGACGTGGACACCGGCGCCGACCTGCGCGCGGCACTGGCCCTGGGGGTAGGCCCACGCACAGCTGTGGCAGCGGCACAACTACTGATCAAGGAACAGTGACGGCCACCCATCGCGGCCTCCCGGCGGAACGCATACGCTGGCCGTCATGCAGGCCACCGCATACACCTACGACGCCGAATCCCGCTCCGGCAGCGTGCTGCTGGACGACGGCACCCCCGTCCCCTTCGACGCCCCGGCTTTCGACGCGGGCGGCCTACGGCTGCTGCGCCCCGGGCAGCGGGTCCGCATCGAGACGGAGGGCGCAGGCGAGTCCCTGCGCATCACGCTGGTCACCCTGCAAACCCTGTGAACAGCGGCTGAACACGCCGCGGGCCGGACTCCCCACGGAGTCCGGCCCTGCGCGTGAGTGCCCCTGCGGTTCTACCTCTTGCGGGCGGTGGCCTTCTTGGCGGTGGTCTTGCGAGCCGTCGACTTCTTGGCGGGCGCCTTCTTGGCGGTCGCCTTCTTCGCCGGGGCCTTCTTGGCGGTCGCCTTCTTGGCCGTGGTCTTCTTCGCCGCGGTGGTCTTGGCGGTCGCCGTGGTCTTCTTCGCCGGCGCCTTCTTCGCGGTGGTCTTCTTCGCCGTGGCCGTGGTCTTCTTGGCCGTCGTCTTCTTCGCCGTCGTCTTCTTCGCGGCGGCCGCCTTGGTGGTCTTCTTCGCGGCGGCCTTCTTGACCGTCGCCGCGGCACCACCGGTCAGGCTGCCCTTGGGCGCCTTCTTGACCGCGACCTCGCCGCCCCGCGGGAGCTTCTTCGAGCCGCTCACCAGGTCCTTGAAGCCCTGACCCGCACGGAAGCGCGGAACGGACGTCTTCTTGACCCGAACCCGCTCGCCCGTCTGAGGGTTACGGGCGTAACGAGCCGGGCGGTCGACCTTCTCGAACGATCCGAAGCCGGTGACCGAGACCCGCTCACCCGCGACGACCGCGCGGACGATCGCGTCCAGTACGTGGTCGACAGCATCGGCGGCCTGCTGGCGGCCGCCCATCTTGTCGGCAATCGCTTCTACGAGCTGCGCCTTGTTCACGTCTTCCCCTTCGGAGACATCGCCAGAACGAAAGTGTTCAAGCTTTTTCGCACGTTAGGCAGATATATACCGCAAATCAAACACGAAACGGGCTAATCACCCTTGTGCCGCAACGGACTCGGCGATCTCGAAGGTGTTCAGCGTTCCTCTTCGGGGAATCGCCCCGCGTCGAGGTCCGCGATGAACCACTCCAGACGCCTTGTCGCTTCGGCGACGTCGTGCTTGGCCGCGGCCGTAATGACCAGCAGCTTCCGGGTCAGCGCCATCCGTACGCCCTCCGGGACTTGCAGTGCGCGCACCCTTGCATGCGCTTCCTTCAGTTGGTCCGCGACTGCCGCATAGAGCTCGAGTTGGCCGTCGTGTTCCATGCACAGATTGTGCCATCTGGGGCGAGTTGTCGCCTGCCAGGGGTGCAACTCCGGCCTCGAATGGCCTTCCGAGCACTTGCGAAAGCCACGGATACAACACTCGCGTACCCCGGCAACACCCTTCGTAACGTGGGAAGTTGAGCACGGCACTCACGCGGCGCAGGGCCGTTCGGGTGCAGACATGGCAGTACCCCCGATCGGGGCTGATCGGGGGTACTGCGCGGGTGTTGCGGTGGCCGAAAGTCGCCTTGCGCCGAAGCCTTGGCTCAGGCCTTGGAGCGTGCCTTGGCTCAGGCCTGGAGCGTGCGCGGCTTGAACGACGGTCGCTTCGCCTCGTAGGCGGCGATGTCGGCCTCGTTCTGCAGGGTGATCGAGATGTCGTCGAGGCCGTTCAGCAGCCGCCAGCGGGAGTTCTCGTCCAGCTCGAAGGAGGCGGTGATGCCCTCGGCGCGCACCTCACGAGCCTCAAGGTCCACCGTGACCTCAGCAGTCGCGTCCTTCTCGATGAGCTCCCACAGCGCATCCACGATCTTCTGCTCCAGAACCACCGTGAGCAGGCCGTTCTTGAGCGAGTTACCGCGGAAGATGTCCGCGAAGCGCGAGGAGATGACGGCCTTGAAGCCGTAGTTCTGCAGCGCCCACACGGCGTGCTCACGCGAGGAACCCGTACCGAAGTCGGGACCCGCGACCAGAACCGTGGCGCCTTGGCGCTCGGGCTGGTTGAGGATGAACGTCTCGTCCTTGCGCCAGGCCTCGAACAGCCCGTCCTCGAACCCGTCCCGAGTCACCTTCTTGAGCCAGTGAGCAGGGATGATCTGGTCGGTGTCGACGTTGGAGCGGCGCAGCGGGATGGCCCGGCCGGTGTGCGTGGTGAATGCTTCCATGACTTCTCAGACTCCAGCGGGCGTACGGGTCTCGACGTCGGACAGATCGGCCGGGGAGGCCAGGTGGCCCAGCACGGCGGTCGCGGCGGCGACCTGCGGCGACACCAGGTGGGTACGGCCGCCCTTGCCCTGCCTGCCCTCGAAGTTGCGGTTGGAGGTGGACGCGGAGCGCTCACCGGGGGCCAGCTGGTCGGGGTTCATGCCCAGGCACATCGAGCAGCCCGCGTGCCGCCACTCGGCACCGGCCTCCTTGAAGACCACGTCCAGGCCCTCGGAGACGGCCTGCAGACCCACCCGCGCGGAGCCCGGAACGACCAGCATCCGCAGGCCGTCGGCGACTTTGCGGCCCTTGAGGAGCTCGGCGGCGGCGCGCAGGTCCTCGATCCGGCCGTTGGTGCAGGAGCCTACGAAGACGGTGTCCACCTTGATGGAGCGCAGCGGCTGACCGGCCTCCAACCCCATGTATTCCAGGGCCTTTTCGGCGGCGAGGCGCTCCGAAGCGTCTTCGTACGAAGCCGGGTCGGGGACGTTCGCCGAAAGCGGCGCGCCCTGGCCCGGGTTGGTGCCCCAGGTGACGAACGGCGACAGCTCGGCGGCCTCGATGACGACCTCGGCGTCGAACTCGGCGTCATCGTCGGTCTTCAGCGTCTTCCAGTACTCGACCGCGGCGTCCCAGTCCTCGCCCTTGGGCGCGTGCGGACGGCCCTTGAGGTACTCGAAGGTGGTCTCGTCCGGGGCGATCATGCCCGCGCGGGCGCCGGCCTCGATCGACATGTTGCAGATGGTCATGCGGGCCTCCATCGAGAGCTTCTCGATGGCGGAGCCGCGGTACTCCAGGACGTAGCCCTGGCCGCCGCCGGTACCGATCCGGGCGATGATCGCCAGGATCAGGTCCTTGGCGGTGACGCCGTCGGGCAGTTCGCCGTTGACCGTGATGGCCATGGTCTTCGGGCGGACCAGCGGCAGCGTCTGGGTGGCCAGCACGTGCTCCACCTGGGAGGTGCCGATGCCGAACGCCAGGCCGCCGAAGGCACCGTGCGTGGAGGTGTGGGAGTCGCCGCAGACGACCGTCATGCCGGGCTGGGTCAGACCCAGCTGCGGGCCGACGACGTGCACGACGCCCTGCTCGACGTCGCCCAGCGGGTGCAGGCGCACACCGAACTCGGCGGCGTTCTTGCGCAGCGTCTCCAGCTGGATCCGGGAGACCGGGTCGGCGATCGGCTTGTCGATGTCGAGGGTCGGGGTGTTGTGGTCCTCGGTGGCGATGGTCAGGTCGAGCCGGCGCACCTGGCGACCGCTCTTGCGGAGGCCGTCGAAGGCCTGCGGGCTGGTCACCTCGTGCAGCAGGTGCAGATCGATGAAGAGGAGGTCGGGCTCGCCCTCGGCGCGCCGGACGACATGGTCGTCCCAGACCTTCTCCGCGAGTGTCCTACCCATCGCTTTCCCTCCGGCCGGCAAGCGTCCACCGGCCCAACTAGAGATCTTGAGGAGGCAGCGCCCGCCGCCCCTGTTCGGGCGTCCGCCACCGGGCCCGTTTGTCTGCGGGCCGCATTGCCTTCGTGTCTTCCAGAGTGGCGTGTTCCACGGAAAATTGAACTTGCGTTTCACAGAGTGAGACGCGAGTATCGTTGCATGGACAACAGTAGCGGCGTCGGCGTCCTGGACAAGGCAGCCCTTGTCCTGAGCGCCCTGGAGTCCGGTCCGGCCACCCTCGCGGGGCTTGTGGCGGCCACCGGACTGGCACGACCCACGGCCCACCGGCTGGCCGTGGCTCTGGAACACCACCGCATGGTGGCGCGCGACATGCAGGGCCGTTTCATTCTGGGCCCTCGCCTCGCGGAGCTGGCCGCGGCGGCAGGCGAGGACCGCCTCCTCGCCACGGCGGGCCCGGTGCTCACCCACCTCCGTGATGTCACGGGCGAGAGCGCCCAGCTCTACCGCCGCCAGGGCGACATGCGCATCTGCGTCGCCGCGGCGGAACGTCTGTCCGGCCTGCGGGACACGGTCCCGGTCGGCTCGACGCTCACGATGAAGGCGGGCAGCTCGGCGCAGATCCTCATGGCCTGGGAGGAGCCGGAGCGCCTGCACCGGGGCCTGCAGGGCGCCCGCTTCACAGCCACCGCGCTCTCCGGCGTACGACGCCGGGGCTGGGCCCAGTCGATCGGCGAGCGCGAGCCGGGCGTCGCGTCCGTCTCCGCGCCCGTACGCGGCCCGTCGAACCGCGTGGTGGCCGCCGTGTCGGTCTCCGGCCCCATCGAGCGCCTGACCCGCCACCCGGGCCGTATGCACGCCCAGGCGGTCATCGACGCCGCCGCACGCCTCTCCGAGGCCCTGCGCCGCACCGGCTGACATCGGGGACGTCAGTGGGGAGGGTCCGCCTCAACGCCGCGGCAGACCCTCCCCACTCCCCTGAGCCCCCCGGTCACCCGGCTTCTTCGGCCGCCTTCACCTTCGACCGGTGCGCGAACCGGTCCTTCGCGTAGCGCCCCCGCTTCTCCAGCGGCACCTGCCCGTGCGCCGCCGCGAGTCCGAACGCCGGCATGTCCGCGTAGATCGACTCGTACGCCCCCTCGGGCACCACGTAGGACCTCCGTGCCACAGCCCCACATGCCCGCGCACCTTGCCCTCCCGCTCCTTGCGGTCGAAGAGCGCCCACGCCCGGCGGCGGAGCATGTCGGGCGAGGTCGCGTACGCGTAGAGCTTCTCCTTGGACTCCCAGTACTGGACCACGTAGTAGGTCCGCGGCATGGCCAGGGCGACCGGGAACCAGCGAGGCACGGCCCAGTCGGACAGCGGCACTATCCTTCTTGGGAGCGCTTGGATAGTGACACTCTCCAAGGGAGCGCAAGAGATGCGGCTGGCGGAACTGAGCGAGCGCAGCGGGGTGCCCATCGCGACGATCAAGTACTACCTGCGCGAAGGGCTGTTGGCGCCCGGC
Above is a window of Streptomyces sp. DT2A-34 DNA encoding:
- the leuC gene encoding 3-isopropylmalate dehydratase large subunit, coding for MGRTLAEKVWDDHVVRRAEGEPDLLFIDLHLLHEVTSPQAFDGLRKSGRQVRRLDLTIATEDHNTPTLDIDKPIADPVSRIQLETLRKNAAEFGVRLHPLGDVEQGVVHVVGPQLGLTQPGMTVVCGDSHTSTHGAFGGLAFGIGTSQVEHVLATQTLPLVRPKTMAITVNGELPDGVTAKDLILAIIARIGTGGGQGYVLEYRGSAIEKLSMEARMTICNMSIEAGARAGMIAPDETTFEYLKGRPHAPKGEDWDAAVEYWKTLKTDDDAEFDAEVVIEAAELSPFVTWGTNPGQGAPLSANVPDPASYEDASERLAAEKALEYMGLEAGQPLRSIKVDTVFVGSCTNGRIEDLRAAAELLKGRKVADGLRMLVVPGSARVGLQAVSEGLDVVFKEAGAEWRHAGCSMCLGMNPDQLAPGERSASTSNRNFEGRQGKGGRTHLVSPQVAAATAVLGHLASPADLSDVETRTPAGV
- a CDS encoding Lrp/AsnC family transcriptional regulator; its protein translation is MVQAYILIQTEVGKASTVAETISKIPGVIQAEDVTGPYDVIVRAQADTVDDLGRMVVAKVQQVDGITRTLTCPVVHL
- a CDS encoding thiamine-phosphate kinase — translated: MKGTVGELGEFGLIRELTSRLTTTPAVRVGPGDDAAVVAAPDRRVVASTDILLEGRHFRRDWSTAYDVGRKAAAQNLADIAAMGAVPTALLLGLVVPAELPVTWPSELMDGLRDECQVAGASVVGGDVVRGDTIMVSITALGDLRNQEPVTRAGAQPGDLVAVTGWLGWSAAGYAVLARGFRSPRAFVEAHRRPEPPYHAGPAAAGLGATAMCDVSDGLIADLGHIAEASKVRIDIRSGAIDIPSQMNDIGQAVGVDPMQWVLTGGEDHAIVATFPPDVKLPARWKVIGEVLNPSALPQVTVDGAPWTSKGGWDHFGGDIES
- a CDS encoding NAD(P)H-dependent glycerol-3-phosphate dehydrogenase encodes the protein MSKPVKAAVLSAGSWGTAFGIVLADAGCEVTLWARRAEVAEAINSSRTNPDYFPGVELPQGMRATTDPAEAMADADFTVLSVPSQTLRANLAEWTPMLAPGTVLVSLMKGVELGTTMRMSEVIEDVAKVGHDRIAVVTGPNLAREIAARMPAAAVVACTDEAVAQRLQAACHTPYFRPYTETDVVGCELGGAVKNVIGLAVGIADGMGLGDNAKGSLITRGLAETARLGVALGADPLTFSGLAGLGDLVATCSSPLSRNHTFGTNLGKGMTLQETIAVTKQTAEGVKSCESVLDLARRHGVDMPITETVVGIVHEGKPPVVALKELMSRSAKPERR
- the cofC gene encoding 2-phospho-L-lactate guanylyltransferase codes for the protein MQWTLVIPLKPLARAKSRLSDTASDGLRPGLALAFAQDTVAAALACPAVKDVAVVTDDALAGRELGALGAHIVPDEPGDGLNAALAHGAAVIRSSRPESAVAALNADLPALRPLELARVLDSAAEFPRAFLPDAAAIGTTLLAAAPGQELLPAFGMGSRARHRASGAMELPLADVDSVRQDVDTGADLRAALALGVGPRTAVAAAQLLIKEQ
- the leuD gene encoding 3-isopropylmalate dehydratase small subunit, with translation MEAFTTHTGRAIPLRRSNVDTDQIIPAHWLKKVTRDGFEDGLFEAWRKDETFILNQPERQGATVLVAGPDFGTGSSREHAVWALQNYGFKAVISSRFADIFRGNSLKNGLLTVVLEQKIVDALWELIEKDATAEVTVDLEAREVRAEGITASFELDENSRWRLLNGLDDISITLQNEADIAAYEAKRPSFKPRTLQA
- a CDS encoding 1-acyl-sn-glycerol-3-phosphate acyltransferase, with amino-acid sequence MPRRRIGFWYRFAAVLCKPPLVVLIKRDWRGMEHIPAEGGFITAVNHNSHIDPFTYGHFQYNTGRVPRFLAKSGLFKKGFVAAAMRGTGQIPVYRETTDALSAFRAAIDAVERGECVAFYPEGTITRDPDQWPMTGKTGAARVALQTKCPVIPVAQWGANELLPPYAKKLNVLPRKTHRVLAGPPVDLARFYDKEMTPELLKEATEVIMAAITRQLEEIRGEKAPETPYDPRQERIEQRRRTAAQNRRTQPKAEQEKAGQEEGQGT
- the ndgR gene encoding IclR family transcriptional regulator NdgR, encoding MDNSSGVGVLDKAALVLSALESGPATLAGLVAATGLARPTAHRLAVALEHHRMVARDMQGRFILGPRLAELAAAAGEDRLLATAGPVLTHLRDVTGESAQLYRRQGDMRICVAAAERLSGLRDTVPVGSTLTMKAGSSAQILMAWEEPERLHRGLQGARFTATALSGVRRRGWAQSIGEREPGVASVSAPVRGPSNRVVAAVSVSGPIERLTRHPGRMHAQAVIDAAARLSEALRRTG
- a CDS encoding D-alanine--D-alanine ligase family protein, with the protein product MSTENLPQSPDQPPRKPRVAVVFGGRSSEHGISMVTAGAVLRAIDRTKYDVLPIGITREGRWVLTADEPERMAITDRRTPEVEDLTDSGEGGVVLPVDPANREVVYSEPGSVPKALGEIDVVFPVLHGPYGEDGTLQGLLELSGVPYVGSGVLASAVGQDKEYMKRVFTSFGLKVGPYVVIRPREWEQDESAARKKIIDLAGDHGWPLFVKPARAGSSIGITKVDDLSGLDEAIAEARRHDPKILVEAALRGREIECGVLEFEDGPRASVPAEIPPPDAHAYYDFEAKYIDSTPGIVPAPLTAEETAEVQRLAVDAFEAASCEGLVRADFFLTEDGEFVINEINTMPGFTPISMYPQMWQASGISYPDLVDKLLQAALRRSTGLR
- a CDS encoding HU family DNA-binding protein; protein product: MNKAQLVEAIADKMGGRQQAADAVDHVLDAIVRAVVAGERVSVTGFGSFEKVDRPARYARNPQTGERVRVKKTSVPRFRAGQGFKDLVSGSKKLPRGGEVAVKKAPKGSLTGGAAATVKKAAAKKTTKAAAAKKTTAKKTTAKKTTATAKKTTAKKAPAKKTTATAKTTAAKKTTAKKATAKKAPAKKATAKKAPAKKSTARKTTAKKATARKR